A genomic segment from Physeter macrocephalus isolate SW-GA unplaced genomic scaffold, ASM283717v5 random_1188, whole genome shotgun sequence encodes:
- the LOC114485389 gene encoding transcriptional repressor protein YY1-like, whose amino-acid sequence MASGDTLYIATDGSEMPAEIVELHEIEVETIPVETIETTVVGEEEEEDDDDEDGGGGDHGGGGGHGHAGGHHHHHHHHHHPPMIALQPLVTDDPTQVHHHQEVILVQTREEVVGGDDSDGLRAEDGFEDQILIPVPAPAGGDDDYIEQTLVTVAAAGKSGGGGSSSSGGGRVKKGGGKKSGKKGYLGGGAGAAGGADAGNKKWEQKQVQIKTLEGEFSVTMWSSGERRRAPAPGMFLF is encoded by the coding sequence ATGGCCTCGGGCGACACTCTCTACATCGCCACGGACGGCTCGGAGATGCCGGCCGAGATCGTGGAGTTGCACGAGATCGAGGTGGAGACCATCCCGGTGGAGACCATCGAGACCACGGTGGtgggcgaggaggaggaggaggacgacgaCGACGaggacggcggcggcggcgaccaCGGCGGCGGGGGCGGCCACGGGCACGCGGGcggccaccaccaccaccaccaccaccaccaccacccgcccatGATAGCGCTGCAGCCGCTCGTCACCGACGACCCGACCCAGGTGCACCACCACCAGGAGGTGATCCTGGTGCAGACGCGCGAGGAGGTGGTGGGCGGCGACGACTCGGACGGGCTGCGCGCCGAGGACGGCTTCGAGGACCAGATCCTCATCCCGGTGCCCGCGCCGGCCGGCGGCGACGACGACTACATTGAGCAGACGCTGGTCACCGTGGCGGCGGCGGGCaagagcggcggcggcggctcgtCGTCGTCGGGCGGCGGCCGCGTCAAGAAGGGCGGCGGCAAGAAGAGCGGCAAGAAGGGCTACCTcggcggcggggccggggcggcgggcggcgcggACGCGGGCAACAAGAAGTGGGAGCAGAAGCAGGTGCAGATCAAGACCCTGGAGGGCGAGTTCTCGGTCACCATGTGGTCCTCAGGTGAGCGCCGGCGCGCGCCGGCCCCCgggatgtttttgttttga